The following are encoded in a window of Phosphitispora fastidiosa genomic DNA:
- a CDS encoding EAL and HDOD domain-containing protein → MDVFVARQPIFNRQQQVFAYELLYRMGTDNFYNDPDGDHATSEVIANSFLLFGLESLTGGKRAFINFTENLLKNEVAANLPNNLIAVEILEHVRRNKEIVAACKRLKELGYMLVLDDFVCDSIYEPLMDIVDIIKIDFLGTPPQERKNLIRKCGDRKVEFLAEKVETIRDFEQALEIGFTYFQGYFFSKPVIISGKDIPANKMNYLQLLQEINRPDLDFDRIDNIMRRDVSLSYKLLRYINSAAFGFRSKITSIKHALVMLGIREIKKWLSLIALKGMVEDKPNEILTSSIIRARFGELIGQKCGLADRSSDMFLVGMFSMIDALIGRPMAKILAELPVSDDIKKALLGEQHRYREIFELTVSYEKGDWERFSYFASRIDLDEKEIPRFYMMSLEWANGFNQIGI, encoded by the coding sequence ATGGATGTATTCGTAGCCCGGCAGCCGATATTTAATAGGCAGCAGCAGGTATTTGCCTATGAACTTCTATATCGCATGGGAACAGACAACTTTTATAACGATCCCGATGGAGACCATGCGACCTCAGAGGTTATCGCCAACAGTTTCCTGCTTTTTGGGTTGGAGTCACTTACAGGTGGTAAGAGGGCATTTATCAATTTTACCGAGAACCTGCTGAAAAATGAGGTCGCCGCGAATCTGCCCAACAACCTGATAGCTGTTGAGATTTTGGAACACGTCAGGAGAAACAAAGAGATTGTGGCGGCATGCAAAAGGCTTAAAGAACTGGGATACATGCTGGTTCTGGACGATTTTGTGTGTGATTCCATTTATGAACCACTTATGGATATTGTGGATATTATTAAGATTGATTTTCTGGGGACCCCGCCTCAGGAACGGAAGAACCTGATACGTAAGTGCGGGGACAGAAAGGTGGAATTTCTGGCGGAAAAAGTTGAAACCATCAGGGATTTTGAACAGGCTTTGGAAATTGGATTTACATATTTTCAGGGGTACTTTTTCAGCAAACCGGTAATCATATCCGGGAAGGATATCCCAGCCAACAAGATGAACTATCTTCAACTGCTGCAGGAGATTAACAGGCCGGACCTGGATTTTGACAGAATAGACAATATTATGAGACGTGACGTTTCCTTGTCCTATAAGCTGCTCAGGTACATTAATTCAGCCGCCTTTGGTTTCAGAAGTAAAATAACTTCGATTAAGCATGCTCTGGTGATGCTTGGGATACGGGAAATTAAAAAATGGCTGTCATTAATTGCATTAAAAGGCATGGTCGAAGATAAACCTAATGAAATACTGACCAGTTCAATTATCAGGGCTCGGTTTGGCGAATTGATCGGACAGAAATGCGGTTTAGCGGACCGGAGTTCGGATATGTTTCTGGTTGGCATGTTCTCCATGATTGATGCCCTTATTGGCAGGCCGATGGCAAAAATTTTAGCTGAACTTCCGGTCTCTGACGATATTAAAAAAGCCTTGTTGGGTGAACAGCATCGCTACAGGGAGATTTTTGAACTGACTGTATCATATGAAAAGGGTGACTGGGAGAGGTTTTCTTATTTTGCATCCCGGATAGACCTGGATGAAAAAGAGATCCCCCGATTTTATATGATGTCTCTGGAATGGGCTAATGGTTTTAATCAAATAGGAATTTAA
- a CDS encoding MoaD/ThiS family protein encodes MKTNELDSPQNQTVEIRAFNFLKKFFDERGWSFPHYLKLDKECSAKELAQTLELPAEMIEAVFINGKAYQPEEGVVKPGDRVAFIPPGTPGPYRVLLGIKKLPNN; translated from the coding sequence ATGAAAACAAATGAGCTGGACTCTCCACAAAATCAAACTGTTGAAATCCGCGCCTTTAATTTCCTGAAAAAATTTTTTGATGAACGCGGTTGGTCCTTCCCCCATTACCTTAAACTTGACAAAGAATGCTCTGCAAAGGAACTGGCCCAAACCCTGGAGCTTCCGGCTGAAATGATTGAAGCTGTCTTTATCAACGGAAAAGCCTATCAGCCTGAGGAAGGAGTGGTAAAACCAGGGGACCGGGTAGCCTTTATCCCGCCCGGGACTCCCGGACCTTACAGGGTGCTCCTGGGCATAAAAAAGCTGCCCAATAATTAA
- a CDS encoding mismatch-specific DNA-glycosylase, with the protein MKLYFARIRERIPVLPDVLKDNMKILFCANVMGETISTDDNYFSGPGNKFWDILHRTCLTPFRIDPGCYRDVSLYGIGLTDYNFNRDELINKIKKYNPQILCFNGKKAAKSFCGKRDIDYGFQTITVGTTRIFVAPSTSANAHKYWDEKWWQLLADSVGSCFSRVSVNNYFEPDEICKLMENIDFVTGVVTRTTEKDFIRAVSDIELHSNIPLHIKNIFEIAKALFAYGYLYYPFCTVAVEQALKSLEALISEKYEVFGGARVKRKGSYPVLRDKINYLYSKGLVSGQQREILHDFRHLRNLTFHPKYQQILGHYDGTLRVLAHLMNEIWLAEVKE; encoded by the coding sequence ATGAAATTATATTTTGCGCGGATACGGGAGCGGATACCAGTGTTGCCTGATGTCCTTAAAGACAACATGAAGATATTATTTTGTGCCAATGTTATGGGTGAAACAATCTCAACAGACGACAACTATTTCAGTGGTCCGGGGAATAAGTTCTGGGACATTCTGCACCGGACCTGCCTGACCCCATTCAGGATAGATCCGGGGTGTTACAGGGATGTAAGTTTGTACGGGATAGGGCTTACAGATTACAATTTTAACCGTGATGAACTCATAAATAAAATAAAAAAATATAACCCGCAAATACTATGTTTTAACGGAAAAAAGGCTGCTAAGAGTTTTTGCGGAAAACGTGATATTGATTACGGCTTTCAAACCATAACTGTTGGGACCACAAGGATTTTTGTCGCCCCTTCTACTTCTGCCAATGCCCATAAGTACTGGGATGAGAAATGGTGGCAGTTGCTTGCTGACAGTGTGGGTTCCTGTTTTTCCAGGGTCAGTGTGAACAACTATTTTGAGCCTGATGAGATATGCAAATTAATGGAGAATATCGATTTTGTCACAGGAGTCGTGACCAGGACCACTGAAAAAGATTTTATCAGGGCAGTAAGTGATATTGAACTTCATTCCAATATTCCTTTACACATTAAGAATATATTTGAAATTGCCAAGGCTCTGTTTGCTTATGGATACCTATATTACCCATTCTGCACTGTTGCTGTGGAACAAGCCTTAAAGAGCCTGGAGGCGTTAATATCGGAAAAGTATGAGGTTTTCGGGGGGGCGCGGGTAAAAAGAAAAGGCAGTTATCCGGTGTTAAGAGATAAAATTAATTATCTCTATTCGAAGGGATTGGTATCCGGGCAGCAGAGAGAAATACTGCATGATTTCCGTCATCTGCGCAATCTGACATTTCACCCGAAATACCAGCAGATTCTTGGGCATTATGACGGCACACTTCGCGTACTTGCCCATTTAATGAATGAAATTTGGCTGGCCGAGGTTAAAGAGTAA
- a CDS encoding metal-dependent hydrolase, which produces MIIEFLGHACFMLKTEKTAMIIDPYLRDNPQASAKPDDIRTDWVLVTHGHSDHLGDAVEIARNNDATVVTITEVARYCEQRGAKTHAMYIGGKYNFGEFTIKMTLALHGSSIGVNPIEYLGQPCGFLIFIEGRTIYYSGDTGLFGDMELIGRLHPIDLAILPIGDNYTMGPEDALEAVKLLQPKQVIPAHYNTWDIISQDPEKFKAAVDLETKVPVTILHPGDSLRY; this is translated from the coding sequence ATGATTATAGAATTCCTGGGGCATGCCTGTTTTATGCTGAAGACAGAAAAAACAGCTATGATTATTGACCCCTACCTGAGAGACAATCCCCAGGCTTCCGCAAAGCCTGATGATATCAGGACAGACTGGGTCCTGGTAACCCACGGGCACAGCGACCATCTGGGCGATGCTGTAGAAATCGCCCGGAATAATGATGCCACTGTTGTTACGATCACCGAGGTGGCCCGTTATTGTGAACAAAGGGGGGCCAAAACTCATGCTATGTATATCGGAGGCAAATACAACTTTGGAGAGTTCACCATAAAAATGACCCTCGCCCTTCATGGCAGCTCAATAGGCGTCAATCCTATTGAATACCTTGGTCAGCCCTGTGGTTTCCTAATTTTCATTGAAGGCAGGACGATTTATTATTCAGGAGACACCGGCCTTTTTGGGGATATGGAACTAATCGGAAGGCTGCATCCCATCGACCTCGCAATACTGCCGATTGGAGACAATTACACGATGGGTCCTGAAGATGCCCTGGAAGCGGTTAAACTTTTGCAGCCAAAACAGGTCATCCCGGCCCATTATAATACCTGGGATATAATCTCTCAGGACCCTGAAAAATTTAAAGCTGCGGTTGATCTGGAAACCAAAGTACCTGTTACAATTCTGCATCCAGGGGATTCGTTACGGTATTAA
- a CDS encoding Fur family transcriptional regulator gives MSKATRMTKQKKVILDILRNADCHPSADWVYEQARKLVPDISLGTVYRNLNVLRDSGHILELNYGSTYSRYDGHAENHYHFYCEKCHQLFNVKIPVYEGLDKLVRETTGFDVKNHRMEFYGLCNDCKALLSSSSSM, from the coding sequence GTGAGCAAAGCAACGAGGATGACTAAGCAGAAAAAGGTAATTTTGGACATTCTGCGAAACGCCGACTGCCATCCGTCAGCCGACTGGGTTTATGAACAGGCCAGAAAATTAGTTCCTGATATCAGTCTGGGAACGGTATACCGTAATTTGAATGTGCTCAGGGACTCGGGACATATTCTGGAATTAAACTATGGCAGTACATACAGTCGTTACGACGGTCATGCGGAAAATCACTACCACTTTTACTGTGAAAAGTGCCATCAGCTTTTTAATGTTAAAATTCCTGTTTATGAGGGACTTGATAAGCTAGTTAGAGAAACAACCGGTTTTGATGTGAAAAACCATCGGATGGAATTTTATGGTCTGTGTAATGATTGCAAGGCTTTGTTATCTTCATCTTCTTCGATGTAA
- the bshA gene encoding N-acetyl-alpha-D-glucosaminyl L-malate synthase BshA — protein sequence MRIGIVCYPTYGGSGVVATELGKALAQKGHEIHFISYDRPFRLDMFHQNIFYHEVEVLDYPLFKFPPYMIALASKIGEAARWANLDVVHVHYAIPHAVSALLARKLVTDKYLPVVTTLHGTDITVVGHEPQFFDITRMSIEESDAVTAVSSSLRTETIDLFKISKEIEVIYNFIDPEEYKRAAVPRLKQKYSGAGEKVLIHISNFRPVKRLKDVINVFDHINRKIPSRLLMVGDGPEAQAVHQQVAALRLNDRVHFLGKQQRVVELLSISDICLLPSEKESFGLAALEAMACGVPVIASMAGGLPEVIKEGVTGFMLPVGEAELMAVKAVELLGSATRWGEMSENAQKHAREAFRMETIIQQYEKVYERVSAKFSP from the coding sequence ATGCGGATAGGAATCGTATGTTATCCTACATATGGGGGCAGCGGGGTAGTGGCCACCGAGTTGGGGAAGGCGCTTGCCCAGAAGGGCCATGAAATTCACTTCATATCCTATGACCGTCCTTTCAGGCTGGACATGTTCCATCAGAATATTTTCTATCATGAGGTAGAGGTCCTCGACTATCCTCTTTTTAAATTTCCGCCATATATGATTGCCTTAGCCAGCAAAATCGGTGAGGCCGCCAGGTGGGCTAACCTTGATGTGGTCCATGTCCATTATGCCATCCCCCATGCGGTCAGCGCCCTGTTGGCGAGAAAGCTGGTTACAGATAAGTATCTGCCAGTTGTAACAACACTGCATGGCACCGATATTACAGTCGTGGGGCATGAACCCCAGTTTTTTGATATCACCAGGATGAGTATTGAGGAAAGTGATGCCGTTACTGCGGTGTCCTCTTCCCTAAGAACTGAGACAATAGACCTATTTAAGATTTCAAAAGAAATTGAGGTTATCTACAACTTTATCGATCCGGAAGAATACAAAAGGGCTGCTGTACCAAGACTGAAACAGAAGTATTCCGGTGCAGGAGAAAAAGTTCTTATTCATATATCCAATTTTAGACCGGTTAAGAGACTTAAAGATGTCATTAATGTATTTGACCATATTAACAGAAAAATACCCAGCAGGCTGCTGATGGTCGGAGACGGTCCAGAAGCGCAGGCTGTCCATCAGCAGGTGGCGGCCCTTAGACTCAACGACAGGGTTCATTTCCTGGGAAAACAACAGCGGGTCGTAGAACTGTTGTCGATATCCGATATCTGCCTGCTGCCTTCGGAAAAAGAGAGCTTTGGCCTGGCAGCTCTTGAAGCCATGGCCTGCGGGGTGCCGGTTATTGCTTCTATGGCGGGGGGACTGCCGGAAGTAATTAAAGAGGGTGTTACCGGATTTATGCTTCCGGTGGGTGAGGCCGAACTTATGGCTGTGAAAGCAGTTGAACTCCTTGGCAGTGCGACCAGGTGGGGTGAAATGTCTGAAAACGCCCAAAAACATGCCCGGGAGGCTTTCCGGATGGAAACAATTATTCAGCAGTACGAAAAAGTCTATGAAAGGGTTTCGGCTAAATTTTCGCCATAA